The genomic DNA TAAGAGCATCATCAGGCGTAATACTCTCAAGTTCAGAACCTGGTCGTCCGAAAAAAGGCCCTCCTGATGCTGTAAGGTATATTTTACTTACTTCACTGATCGGTCGTCTGCCCATACACTGCCATATTGCAGAATGCTCACTATCAACAGGATATATTTTTTCCAGGCTGAGCAATCCTTCCCTCTTCAGAATTTCTCCTCCACATACAATTGATTCCTTATTCGACAGCGCTACGGTTTTTCCTAATTTAAGAGCTGATAAAAGGGGTTTAAAGCCGCTGAAACCCACCTGAGCCATAACAATCAAATCTGCCCCGGGCCATACCGCAGCTTCTTCCTGTCCTTCTGGTCCTGACCCGATCCGGCATTTACCAGAATCGATCAGTTTTACAAGGCGGGAAGCAGCATCCCGGTCATTCAGTGCCGCAAATTCTGGCTCGAACTTTTTAATCTGTTCTGCCAGCCGGGTTTCATTTTTGTTTGCAGTAAGAGCTACAACCTTGTACCCGGATCCCAGTGCATCAATCACTTCAAGAGTCTGTTCGCCTATAGAGCCTGTTGAGCCCATAATTGCTATACGTTTCATTGATAAACTCCTTAGAACAGGTTAACCAGGAGAAAATAGTAATAAACAAATGGTGCTGCAATCATTAAACTATCAAAACGATCCAGTATGCCCCCATGCCCTGGGATCAACTCACCGGAATCCTTAACCTGAAACTGTCTTTTCAGGGCAGATTCCAGAAGATCACCAATCTGGGAGAAAACTGCAATGCCCGTCGCAAGGATAATTGCTTTTAACGGGGAAAGCATGATTAAGTCAGGGTAAAATAGCGCAAAGATGAAGAAGATGACTGCTGTTCCAATTATCCCGGCCAGTGATCCTTCAACTGATTTTTTAGGGCTGATTTGAGGAGCAAACTTGTGAGAG from Bacillota bacterium includes the following:
- a CDS encoding 1-deoxy-D-xylulose-5-phosphate reductoisomerase, which produces MKRIAIMGSTGSIGEQTLEVIDALGSGYKVVALTANKNETRLAEQIKKFEPEFAALNDRDAASRLVKLIDSGKCRIGSGPEGQEEAAVWPGADLIVMAQVGFSGFKPLLSALKLGKTVALSNKESIVCGGEILKREGLLSLEKIYPVDSEHSAIWQCMGRRPISEVSKIYLTASGGPFFGRPGSELESITPDDALKHPNWQMGSKITIDSATLMNKGLEVIEAKWLFGIDLEKIEVVIHRQSIVHSMVEYIDGSILAQLGMPDMRLPIQYALTFPERRDTVFKRFDPVGKAMAFEKPDRNAFPCLDLAYEAARTGGTLPTVLNGANEIAVENFLKEKIKFTDIPKVISLTMQEHDSVLKPESEDIYRADSWSRKKAYEIISKLSGRNE